The following coding sequences are from one Qingrenia yutianensis window:
- a CDS encoding S-layer homology domain-containing protein: MKKITAIFIIFAVLAGTFMSVTFASAETNIDSEKAALLSAIGVFDSENIPNGDETVSRGVFLNYLLKLVGKEGVGGKTTVFWDVTEKNEFFGAVSDAKSLGFINGNPDGSFAPYSSIDTCEAVVIMINALGYGPLVKLKGNYPASVHSVANELKIANVLNENREKLNFSGMVTLFYDSINCYVCDTSSMSDKTVSFEKSDKQMLDFYRNIKKYEGEAEYTDIALSTEKGRTVKIDGTRIFNVPEKFDSYIGYDVELWADETVKPEFVYMLKTASNKSITIDFDNIVHVNPQYIEYDDNSRTKTARLNLSTRFYYNGVPVDFSKHSFDDIFAKEYGEVELVSKNGGSGCNAVHITIYDTVALKGFDEENEILYDLNSPLCNADLSKYELYEKYNSDGKLLNKFSVMSVLTVTKSLDNEYAKIVMSDKTVEGKIDEIDSDGYIYVNGGKHKLTPELKKHIKTSEYKPGTNGKFLLDTNGRVAYIDIGQSNKYTSAFIVGVNSEGSAADKIKLKLFTANNEYINLNLADSVKIDGKMCKKKKEITDALGCTNTDFVPTAAAYGTNDGGEITYIDTPTKNIAYEDDTTLVRRYIGTNENMLFYKSSSNINYRHAFGGKFITGNDDFFVLINEQRDWDDLSTVTGLTDDKSYKVDIWSFSPDSPFGSIVLVEGAKEKEVNKNVYLFAGIKKVTDSSEKYAYLNRIDCYRGGAQTTLYVPSDSDNIFDSVVSDNSKTNLTAEEAKKCENLKSGDLFRVGLDSQGYVAKIEKLYDYNNKLFLNPVANAANKNQNSAFESNSSNRLLVGDVYLTENGYARFSTTDLDLTDPYLEEKLESIYAVGYMYSVDNNGNITMSKADASSAILGKKYGEDIKIFVQAEYTRPQNIYYIKNN; encoded by the coding sequence ATGAAGAAAATTACGGCAATATTTATTATTTTTGCGGTGCTTGCCGGAACATTTATGTCAGTAACTTTTGCGTCGGCCGAAACAAATATCGACAGTGAAAAAGCCGCACTTTTATCGGCAATAGGTGTTTTTGACTCGGAGAATATTCCCAACGGCGACGAAACGGTATCAAGAGGCGTTTTTTTAAATTATCTTTTAAAGCTTGTCGGCAAAGAAGGTGTGGGTGGAAAGACTACCGTTTTCTGGGACGTCACCGAGAAAAATGAGTTTTTCGGTGCGGTATCCGATGCAAAATCGCTCGGTTTTATAAACGGCAATCCCGATGGGAGCTTTGCGCCTTATTCGTCAATCGACACTTGCGAAGCGGTTGTAATTATGATAAATGCACTCGGCTATGGGCCGCTTGTAAAGCTTAAGGGTAATTATCCTGCGTCTGTTCACTCTGTTGCAAACGAGCTTAAAATTGCAAACGTTTTAAATGAAAACCGCGAAAAGCTTAACTTTTCTGGTATGGTTACACTGTTTTACGACAGTATAAACTGCTATGTGTGCGACACCTCGTCTATGTCGGACAAAACCGTATCTTTCGAAAAAAGCGACAAACAAATGCTCGACTTTTACCGTAATATCAAAAAGTATGAGGGTGAAGCAGAATATACTGATATTGCGCTTTCAACCGAAAAAGGACGTACGGTAAAAATCGACGGAACAAGAATTTTTAACGTTCCCGAAAAATTCGATTCGTATATTGGCTATGATGTTGAACTCTGGGCAGACGAAACGGTCAAACCCGAATTTGTGTATATGTTAAAAACAGCGAGCAACAAAAGCATAACGATAGATTTTGACAATATCGTGCATGTGAACCCGCAGTATATCGAATATGACGATAACTCGAGAACAAAAACCGCAAGGCTTAATTTGTCGACAAGGTTTTATTATAACGGTGTTCCCGTTGATTTTTCAAAGCACAGTTTTGACGATATTTTCGCAAAGGAATACGGAGAGGTTGAACTTGTCAGCAAAAACGGCGGAAGTGGCTGCAACGCGGTGCACATAACCATATACGATACCGTTGCGCTTAAGGGTTTTGATGAAGAAAACGAAATTCTCTACGACCTTAATTCACCGCTTTGCAATGCAGATTTGTCAAAATACGAGTTGTATGAAAAATACAATTCGGACGGCAAACTTTTAAATAAATTTTCGGTTATGTCAGTGCTTACGGTTACAAAAAGTCTTGACAACGAATATGCAAAAATCGTGATGTCGGACAAGACCGTTGAGGGAAAGATTGACGAAATCGACTCGGATGGATACATTTATGTAAACGGCGGTAAACATAAGCTTACTCCCGAACTTAAAAAGCATATAAAAACAAGCGAATATAAGCCGGGAACAAACGGAAAATTTTTACTTGATACAAATGGCAGGGTGGCATATATCGATATCGGTCAGAGCAACAAATACACCTCTGCGTTTATTGTAGGCGTAAACTCCGAGGGTTCGGCGGCGGACAAAATTAAACTGAAACTTTTTACCGCCAATAACGAATATATTAATTTGAACCTTGCGGATTCGGTAAAGATAGACGGCAAAATGTGCAAAAAGAAAAAAGAGATAACCGATGCGCTCGGCTGTACAAATACGGATTTTGTTCCCACTGCGGCGGCATACGGCACGAATGACGGCGGCGAGATAACTTATATCGACACTCCGACTAAAAATATTGCATATGAGGATGACACAACACTTGTGAGAAGATATATCGGTACAAACGAAAATATGCTTTTCTACAAGAGTTCATCGAATATAAATTACCGCCACGCTTTCGGCGGCAAATTTATCACAGGAAATGATGATTTTTTCGTGCTGATAAATGAGCAGCGAGACTGGGACGATCTTTCAACGGTAACAGGACTTACCGATGATAAATCATATAAGGTTGATATCTGGTCGTTTTCGCCTGACTCACCATTTGGAAGCATTGTGCTCGTTGAGGGGGCAAAGGAAAAAGAGGTCAACAAAAATGTGTATCTTTTTGCGGGAATTAAAAAGGTTACGGACAGCAGCGAAAAATATGCGTATCTGAACAGAATAGATTGCTACAGGGGCGGTGCGCAAACAACGCTTTATGTTCCTTCGGATTCAGACAATATATTTGACAGTGTAGTATCGGACAATTCAAAAACCAATCTTACGGCAGAGGAAGCAAAGAAGTGCGAAAATCTTAAATCGGGCGATTTGTTCAGGGTGGGACTTGACTCTCAAGGATACGTTGCGAAGATAGAAAAGCTTTATGACTACAATAATAAATTATTTTTAAATCCTGTTGCAAATGCAGCAAACAAAAATCAAAACTCGGCATTTGAGAGCAATTCATCAAACAGACTGCTTGTGGGAGATGTTTATCTTACGGAAAACGGTTATGCAAGATTTTCTACAACGGATCTTGATTTGACTGATCCCTATTTGGAGGAAAAGCTTGAATCCATATATGCGGTTGGCTATATGTACAGTGTTGATAACAATGGAAATATCACAATGTCAAAGGCTGATGCATCAAGTGCAATTTTAGGTAAAAAATACGGTGAAGATATAAAAATATTTGTTCAGGCAGAATATACAAGACCTCAAAATATTTATTATATAAAAAATAATTAA